The following nucleotide sequence is from Arvicola amphibius chromosome 1, mArvAmp1.2, whole genome shotgun sequence.
GCTTGCTCCGTGATGGGACGAATCACTACACTTCCACATACTAACAGCCTACTCTTTCAAGTTTCATatgcaggagctggagaagtggctctgCCAATAAAAGCgcatgttgctcttccagaggaccaaggttcagtccccagcacccacacggaagCTCATCACCAACTGAACTCTAATTCTAGTTgctctgatgctctcttttgacccagggcaccacacacacacacacacacacacacacacacaccactcacaatCAAAAATCAAACCTTATAAAACAAAGCTTTCCATGCAGGATTAATAGCTAGGATTagaagttccagaagagccagctTGCGAGACTTAGGGCAGAAGACTTGAGCTCGTGAAGAGCCTGGCTCCAGGGGCTGTACGACTACCAAGGTAGTTGTGGAAATAACCCCCAGGGCAAGACAGTGTTTCGTCTTTTTGTAGTGCTGTGAGCCGAACCCAGAGCCTGGTGCCTACATCAGCTCTGGGAGCTTCATCTTCAGCTCCCTGAGCTTCAGCTCCCCGAGCTTCAGCTCCACACCTAAGGTTTCTAGGGTCCAGGTCAAGACAATTCTAAGTGGCAAGTACAATTTGAGTGGAATTgactgtttttgttgctgttgttgtttgagacagggtttctctgtagctttggagcctgtcctgcacctcactctgtagaccagactggccttgaactcacagagatccgcctgcctctgcctcctgagtactggaattaaaggtgtgtgccaccaccacctggctcggAATTgactgtttttaagatttatttttatcctatgtgtatgagtgttttgtttgtatgcacatgtgtttaaGTGTTACAGCTCCAAAAGGTATCCTTGCAGTTAGGAGCCAGGGAATACCACAAAGCAACACAGCACAACAAGCCTCACAccagagatttattgggaggagAAGAACCCAGGAGGGTGGCTGGCTGCCTCTGGTTGGGTGATaagcagcagagaactgagcagaagacAGGGCTCATATAACATTTCCTGGGGGTAAGTGAGCTCTTCAGGGTGATTTTCAGGGCGGGGActggtgggatttcaagtcctTGACTCTGTAGGGTGAAGGCTGGATCCAGTCGTTAGGACAGTAGTGTTCTGTGGGTGGCAGGTCCTGGCCACCGGAGTGCCTACAGTGTGTACCACATGTGACCTGATGACAAAAGCAGAGAAGAGGGCGTGGGACCCCCTGCAACTCAAATTACAGATGAACTCAGGCCCTTTGTAAGATcagttaagtgctcttaaccgagccatctttccagccccatatgACTTTTGAGATGGTCCCACTACACAGCTCAGCTTTGCTCAGAATACACTGTGGAGGCCaacttggcctggaactctaggatcctcctgcctcagtctctgaaacACCTGTTTGAagtagtttaaaagaaaacaaaaaaacaagtaacaaaaaCCCACCCAGCTTCTAGGGGAGGACGACGGGATGGACCAGAGACAAGTCGGGTTTCCTAGGGACGTAGGTAAGAAAGGCAAGGAGGGGTAGACCTGGAGCTGCAGCACAGGGCCCAGGAGGTGAAGGGTTCAAAAGCTGGTAAGAAAGTAAGTCAACACGGTGTGCGATTAAAGAGGAAGCATAGGTCCTCCCCTTGTTCTGCAGTCCTTGCCCTCCCTGTGGCTAGAGCCAGCAGCTTCCCTCTACATGTCAGATGCCACAATGGCTGCTGGTGCAACCACCTAGCAAGGCATGTCTGATGGTGCCAGCCTAGAGCCTCCTATCGTACTGTTCTGTATTGTACTGCTCACCAGTCCTGTGCAGAAGGATCCTTGCTCCTGCCCTAGGGCTTTTGAAAAGAAACCTATCAAGTTGATTCATAGCCAGACTCCAGACCAGTGAGCCCTGAAGCCCTCTTACCACCTGAGGTGACCTCGCTGGCCTGGCTGTCCCTCCAGAATGGGACTGCTACTAGGAACAAGGCTGGGAACAGACACTGTGTAGGCGGCTTTATTTGCTTCTtctatgtacacatatgtacacctgGTATGAGCCAATGGTACACTATGTCACAGATTATGTTATACACGCACGCTCCCAGGCAGGAATCGGGAGGTTCTGTTCTGAATATCCCACTGCTGGTAAAGGAAAAGGACCCTAATGGAAGCTGCCTACCCCATTCCCAGACACTGACTCCCTCCCACGGACAATATGTGCCTCCCCTGCCATGGGCACATGACGGCGAGAtctgggtggtggcagtggcagcagctgCTTCCGGTGTTCTCCTCACTCACACTTGTGCAAAGGCCAAAAAGCAGCAGTGGCTGCACTCACTGACAGTAGCAGCCTGATGCCAAGGGCTTAACTGGAAGGCCAGTCCTAGAATGCCAACAACCTCCTAAGTCAAGCAGCTTGGCTTCATGGAGCACTGGCATGCATCTTCTCCAGGCAGTTTGTCCAGAACATAACCAGACGGTTGTCACGGTTGATGCAGAAGTCTGTGAAGTCCTTCAGCAGCCGATCGGCGAACTTCTCATCCCCCGTGGCACTAGAGCGCCATGTCTTGGTCAGCATGGTGTTATAGGCCCAGTTGTAGCCAACCCGCTCCTCGCAGAACATGTTTTGGTTGGTGGAGCTCGTAGAGTTCCGTCGCCGGCGCTGCTGCCCGGAAAACTTGCGCTTGGAGTAAGGCAGCTGAAGAAACACTGTTCCTGAAGGGAGAAAGCAGGCCTGAGTAGAAGCCACAGGTGAACACCTGCAGTTGGTTGTGGTGGTCCTGCAGGGCTGCGCCTGTGGCAGGAACTCATGCACCCACACAATTTTTTTGCCCACTGTTTCTCACCTGTAACATGGATATACTGAGGCTTATTCTCAGCAGGGAAGTtaaaagcagaggcagaataTTTATCTTGTACAAATCCAAACCTAtagtaatgacagaaacacacGCATGGTCTCATTAGCTGGAGAAACAGGGCAGTGTGCAGCTAAGATTCCGACAGCCCAAGATGCTGGAATATGGAAAGGCCTCCTATGTGGAACATGCAGGCTGCTTACTTTTTCCTCAGCACTTCTCAACACCCGCCTTCCAACCCTGAGGCTCCCAGCTCTCCTGTCACTGCAGACTGCAGCCCTCTACCAGCCTCTGTCCCACCCAGCACCTTTCTTCCCCACATGCCCTCCCCACTCTAAACCTTCACTTTGCCTGCTGTGGCATCTGTCCTAGCAGGCTGCTTACCAATCCACAGCTGCCCTTGTCTTATGTTTTCTTAGCCACATCTGTCTCCATAGTCATCATGCTAAGCATTTAATGGCCTTTGCTGAAACAGGACGAGGCATCTTAATTAAACTTTCCTTAAAGGTGAGGATCAGCAATCAAAGGCCCTTGGCTGTGCTGTGCTCCAGAAATGGGAATTGAGCAGAAGCCATTTCTCATCTGTGACTTGTCCTGCTCCACTTCTTATCTATAGCTTGTTCTATTCCtggtttttctatttccataaagCACATTTATTCTAGCCCCACCTGCTAAGAGCTGTAAAGGACGTGCTAACAGATGTGCCCAGATTCTGCCCTCTGTGTCTGAGGGCTTTATGTAATGAAGGCAGTGACGTAGGAGGTAAAATGTGTCTTCTTTCCTGGACGGAGCTCACTGGGGAAGCGCTGTGCTGGATCCTCCAAGCTGCCGGCTCTCTGCTGGCAGCCCTACATTGTCTATAGGACACTTCCGGATTACCTCCTTACTTTCCAACCAAGACAACTGATTTACTTAGCACAATCATCTGGACTGGAGGCTTCTTGCCTCATTTTTCCTTACCATCAGTAAAGACcctttttattcatatattatttacttttgagacagggtcttaggtaTCCCGGCTGACCTCAAGAGGACAACCTTCAACCACTGATCTTCCCGTCTCTACCTCGAGTGCTAGCTTACAGTCATGCACGAGTGTACCTGCTTTCACATGGTGACTGGTGCACACTAGGTAAGCATTCCACCAACTGATCCACATAACCAACCAAAgacaacatttttaatttaaaatttttatcatatgtatgtgtgtacttgcttgtctgtatgtgtgcacatgagtataagtgcctctggaggccagaagagggagctggatcctctggagcaggagttacaggcagttgtgagctgcccaatgcgggtgctggaaaccaaatctgAGTCTTCTACAAGGGGCAGCAATCACTACGTCAAACAAACCCAAAGCCCCCCAAATCCTCAGAAAACCTATAATTCATCCAAGTGATATTCCACTTGGGGCAGGCTGGGATTGCAGTGCAGACAAGGGGTATCCACTGCAGAGCTGTTGTACTGTCTCACCCCACTACCCAGAATGAGTAGAAGGAACCCTTAGGTGTCACTGCAGATGGTCTATGGGAGGAAGGAGAGTGTTCCAGCCTTTTTGAGATGGATCTTTTGGGCAGGGTGTCATTTCAGAGTCACATCTCCACCTGGATTCCACGCCACACAAAACCACAGCAGGaccagggatgcagctcagtggatAGACGACTGCTTGCCTAGCGCCCTCAAAGCTCTGGGCTCAGTCCCAGTACTGCACAGAAGCTATGTGTAGAACAAatactctggggctggagagatggctcagtggttaagagcattgcctgctcttccaaaggttctgagttcaattcccagcaaccacatggtggctcacaaccatctgtaatgaggtctggtaccctcttctggcctgcagacatacacacagacaatattgtatacataataaataaataaatatattaaaaaaaagaacaaatactcTGGAAAAAGGCATTTTGCTGGCTCTATGAATGGGAATAAGGATGGGAAAATTAAATTTCTGCCCTCAAAGGGCCTACAAACTATAGTTTGTTTCTAGTCTATAGCTTtttgtctgttgttgttgttttatttttgagacacggtttctctgtagctttggagcctgttctggaactaactcctgtagaccaggctgacctcaaactcacagagatccacttgcctctgcctcccgagtgctgggattaaagcttaGTctacagttgttttgtttttttttttttataaaatttatttatttattatgtatacaatattctgtctgtgtgtgtctgcagaccagaagagggcagcagacctcattacagatggttgtgagccaccatgtggttgccgggaattgaactcatgacctttggaagagcaggcaatgctcttaaccactgagccatctctccagccccctacagtttttttaaatatttatttattatgtatacaatattctttctgcgtgtatgcctgcaggccagaagaaggcaccagaccccattacagatggttgtgagccaccattgtggctgctgggaattgaactcaggacctctggaagagcagccagtgctcttaacctctgagccatctctccagccctagtctacagtttttaaaaataaaaggaaagaggaatTTCCTGTCGTGCCTGTTGTGCTGGTGTAGCAAGCAATCGCAACAAacagaagattgtgagttcaaggccagccagagctacacagtaaagccttattaggaaaaaaaaaaaaaaaaaagagagagaaagaaagagagaaattcaaGATAGAGGGAGCTGAAAGTCTCTGGTGGATAGTCGCTGACAGGGGCAGAGGAGGTGGGGCTTAGGCAAAGGGTCACACACAGCAGTCTGCTGCGTCACACATGGGCAGCTTTGAAGACATGGGAAAAGTCAGATGTCAGAAACGATGCTGAAGGACAAAGGGcagcagtttagagaaaatatGTCCAGGACCTGGGTTGAGGAAGAGTAGGAGAACAAGATACTGAGAGGAAAAATGCTGATTTGGCAGCTGAAGGTCACATCCAGGACACCTGGTCAAGAAGTATAGTGACTGGCCGAGGAACTGCTTACcagctgtgagtgctgggacagcCAATCTGCTGTCTCTTGCAGATTTACCAGAGGAACCAGAAACACCCGCGGCAGGGGCGAGAAAAGCAAGACTAAGCTCTAAGACTTCCACTGATCTTTGGCAGTGTGAGTGGGGGTGAGCAGACCTGTCTACTTCCTGCAGGAaagcctcctcccttccctctgctcaGATCTATACCCCTTTAGTTACCACTGCATCCATTCCATACCCTTTACCAAACCCATACGTAAGGTCCAGACCTTAGGGCAGGGTCTAAGGTGGGAGCGGTTAGAGACCCGAGGCCTTGTGAATAAATGGTGGGTGCAGGGTCAAGCAGAGGGTCACTGAAACAACAGGGGCTTTGTTTCACCATGAGGAACAAACATGAAGTAGCAAGTGGACGTCAGCTGAGAGATGCTTGGAAACAATGTGGTTTGTTGCACTGGTGGAGGAGACAGCTAATCAGAGGAGCCAGGAAAGGCTTCTCCTGGGGCACAGAGCCAATGCTAAGAAACACTGACTCTCATACACCGCTTTTAAACATCCATTGTCTTTCTAACACATGGGGAAGCTTTACTGACAAAATTTACAATGTTTTGCTTTACCATCTCCTTCCCAGCATAACCCGACTCTTGTAGGTTACTTACAGAGCTCTCCCTTCACAGCCTAACAAAGCAATGAGGTTTGGAAGGCAACAGCCACAGGACTGGCAGTGCAGCGTTCATCTCCGAGGTTGAGTGGAGGCGAGCAGTGAGTCTGTCACTAGAAGGACAGATCCTTCAGGATCAGGAACAGAATGAACTGGGTTTCATTTTGGTAACCGCTATTAGAAAAAGCACTGATTTGGTCACTGTTCCTTCTTGCTAATGGACAAACCTGTGAGCAATGGCTTCCTGGAAAAGGTGCATTCGATCCCAATATGTTTCTGGTTCAAAGCCTGAAAGGAATAAGGAATAAATGCTGAGCTGTGATCACAAGGTTTGTAATAAACTCACACTGCTCTCTTCACTGCTCTTGACAATTCTTGTCTCTTGTTTCTGAACTTTTAATTCCCACCCAAAGTTATAGGAAGGACAGCCGTGTACCCTATAATCCCTCCCCAAGATCCACCACAGTCTAGA
It contains:
- the LOC119811387 gene encoding GATOR complex protein DEPDC5-like gives rise to the protein MRPCVCFCHYYRFGFVQDKYSASAFNFPAENKPQYIHVTGTVFLQLPYSKRKFSGQQRRRRNSTSSTNQNMFCEERVGYNWAYNTMLTKTWRSSATGDEKFADRLLKDFTDFCINRDNRLVMFWTNCLEKMHASAP